In Methanobacterium paludis, the following proteins share a genomic window:
- a CDS encoding GAF domain-containing protein — MEELSNTERLIVSYIRSHAPEDCMLDKITRGTSRSRATVLKYLEILNVKGVLDYKFVGRSKLWFLSPKSKIEEVISESSMRDVQENASELVTVASKLHTLMSRELSLRKSIDSPDTIVFTINTYMDVVATNDTFDTFFPGKRNLHEMVRREQVIMLENALHSLSNNTVTIEIDLMEKNGVYRPYKLSLQSIVDKGNDTVGTAIIGEELSQSRRNKRELETLLFIARAAGSAQNEKQLMKDAVKGINDLISCKHCAIILKDGKMIRSAYHTKDLLRNDILPSFIKGFAEKSMNALETETAGDGDYYLETVKSELGDNSIAMMVSVPIIDEDSAMGAILLLTTSKHVSSVSIENVEMAADELSGYFKMQRLRNEKEEFVNTLIAMNKVSGVINSTTAEDEMLENAVTSTINSLGFEMGCVYLNDDKEELALRVHKNLPENLKKMCMAGMFNELFSKTLEKKNLVYITSESAEYDSLEPVIRASDIKTLLILPIKSGKKIIGLLNMASHQIKTYNKISLENLSSIGLQLGIALERSRLAIKLKNKG, encoded by the coding sequence ATGGAAGAGTTATCCAACACAGAAAGACTGATTGTATCGTATATCAGGTCTCATGCGCCTGAAGATTGTATGCTGGACAAGATAACCAGAGGTACAAGCAGGAGCAGAGCTACAGTGCTTAAATATCTGGAAATATTGAATGTAAAAGGAGTACTGGACTATAAATTTGTGGGTCGCAGTAAATTATGGTTTTTGAGCCCAAAGTCAAAAATAGAAGAGGTTATAAGTGAATCTTCCATGCGGGATGTGCAGGAAAATGCAAGTGAACTTGTAACGGTGGCATCAAAACTGCATACTTTGATGTCCAGGGAGTTAAGTCTTAGAAAATCAATTGACAGCCCTGACACAATAGTGTTCACAATCAACACCTACATGGATGTGGTGGCCACCAACGACACCTTTGACACATTTTTCCCGGGGAAAAGAAATCTGCATGAGATGGTGAGACGTGAACAGGTAATTATGCTTGAAAATGCACTTCACTCTTTAAGTAACAACACGGTAACTATTGAAATAGATTTAATGGAAAAAAATGGTGTATACAGACCGTATAAACTATCATTACAGTCCATTGTAGACAAGGGTAATGATACTGTAGGTACTGCCATTATAGGGGAAGAACTTTCCCAATCCCGGCGCAACAAACGCGAGCTGGAAACGCTATTATTCATAGCTAGGGCTGCAGGTTCGGCCCAGAATGAGAAACAGCTTATGAAAGATGCAGTAAAAGGAATTAATGATTTAATTTCATGCAAACACTGTGCAATAATTTTGAAGGATGGTAAAATGATACGCTCTGCTTATCATACGAAGGATCTATTAAGAAATGATATCCTACCTTCATTCATTAAGGGATTTGCAGAAAAAAGTATGAATGCACTTGAAACAGAAACTGCAGGCGATGGTGATTATTATCTTGAAACAGTTAAATCTGAACTGGGAGACAATTCAATTGCTATGATGGTTTCTGTCCCAATTATAGATGAAGATTCTGCAATGGGGGCCATACTCCTTTTAACCACGTCTAAACATGTCAGCTCCGTCAGTATCGAGAACGTGGAAATGGCAGCAGATGAACTTTCAGGTTACTTTAAAATGCAGAGGCTGAGAAATGAGAAAGAAGAATTTGTTAACACATTAATAGCCATGAATAAAGTTTCTGGAGTCATCAATTCTACCACAGCCGAGGATGAAATGCTTGAAAATGCGGTAACTTCCACCATAAACTCATTGGGGTTTGAAATGGGTTGCGTATATCTTAATGATGATAAAGAAGAGCTTGCATTAAGGGTGCACAAGAACCTTCCCGAAAATCTCAAAAAAATGTGCATGGCTGGCATGTTCAATGAACTTTTCAGTAAAACACTTGAAAAAAAGAACCTGGTTTACATTACATCAGAATCAGCAGAATATGATTCACTTGAACCGGTAATCAGGGCAAGCGATATAAAAACACTTTTAATACTGCCTATAAAAAGTGGAAAAAAGATAATTGGGCTTTTGAATATGGCCAGTCATCAGATAAAGACCTACAATAAAATAAGTCTTGAAAATCTCAGCTCAATAGGTCTGCAGTTGGGTATAGCACTTGAAAGGTCAAGGCTGGCGATTAAGCTAAAAAACAAGGGTTAA
- a CDS encoding tetratricopeptide repeat protein, translated as MGLFDRFKKSENDELMLFKSNFEKFEENTEMIKENTETSEYFKPTNHKKADKWYIKGIDFGVLGKYHEAIACYDKVLEIDPDHSSALNNMGIAFGKIGKHQEELLCYAEAIRINSEDHETWYNMGLAFLEIKTPHNAFKCFEKSLEIYPDFEHARTALKITLKQLESEI; from the coding sequence ATGGGACTATTTGATAGGTTTAAAAAAAGCGAAAATGATGAATTAATGCTATTTAAATCAAATTTTGAGAAATTTGAAGAAAATACAGAGATGATTAAAGAAAATACGGAAACCTCTGAATATTTCAAACCTACTAACCACAAAAAAGCCGATAAATGGTACATTAAAGGAATTGATTTTGGAGTACTTGGAAAGTACCATGAAGCGATAGCCTGTTACGATAAGGTTCTGGAAATAGACCCGGATCATTCTTCTGCATTGAATAACATGGGGATTGCCTTTGGAAAAATTGGAAAACATCAAGAAGAATTGTTATGCTACGCAGAAGCCATAAGAATAAATTCAGAAGACCATGAAACATGGTACAACATGGGACTTGCCTTTCTAGAAATTAAAACTCCCCATAACGCATTTAAATGTTTTGAAAAATCTCTAGAAATATATCCTGACTTTGAACATGCTAGAACAGCCCTAAAAATCACACTGAAACAGTTGGAGAGTGAAATTTAG
- a CDS encoding DUF169 domain-containing protein, whose amino-acid sequence MNYEKIVKELDELLKLKGSPVAVKLIKNADELPAGYSKMPEKKRHCEFVQNARLKGDEGYATSKEHLCKGGAGVMGIGTLPESVANGSMYHKLGNFKTAEGALETVNDIPKSSKEHYASIYSPLESAKFEPDVVVLVLTPKQALRITQASLHLKGGRVSSDYSGLQSVCADAVVAVKERGVANMTLGCNGSRKNAGIADGEVIMGIPPENLEEIVDALRTFKEKWG is encoded by the coding sequence ATGAACTACGAAAAAATAGTAAAGGAATTAGATGAATTGTTAAAACTAAAAGGAAGTCCTGTGGCCGTGAAACTCATAAAAAACGCAGATGAATTACCTGCAGGTTACAGTAAGATGCCAGAAAAGAAAAGACATTGCGAATTCGTTCAAAATGCAAGACTCAAAGGAGATGAGGGTTACGCAACTTCCAAAGAACATCTTTGTAAAGGCGGAGCCGGCGTGATGGGAATAGGAACACTGCCTGAAAGCGTTGCAAACGGCAGCATGTACCATAAACTGGGAAACTTCAAAACTGCTGAAGGTGCCCTTGAAACTGTTAACGACATACCAAAATCTAGTAAAGAGCACTATGCTTCCATTTATTCACCTTTAGAATCTGCAAAATTTGAACCAGATGTGGTTGTTCTTGTTCTTACACCAAAGCAGGCTTTGAGGATCACACAGGCATCCCTGCACCTCAAGGGAGGTAGGGTTTCAAGTGATTATTCTGGATTACAATCTGTGTGTGCCGATGCTGTTGTTGCAGTAAAAGAACGTGGCGTGGCCAACATGACCCTAGGATGCAATGGTTCCCGTAAAAATGCTGGCATAGCAGATGGTGAAGTTATCATGGGAATACCACCAGAAAATCTTGAAGAGATAGTAGATGCACTCAGGACATTTAAGGAAAAATGGGGATAG